Proteins encoded by one window of Arabidopsis thaliana chromosome 2, partial sequence:
- the MSRA5 gene encoding Peptide methionine sulfoxide reductase family protein (Peptide methionine sulfoxide reductase family protein; FUNCTIONS IN: peptide-methionine-(S)-S-oxide reductase activity, oxidoreductase activity, acting on sulfur group of donors, disulfide as acceptor; INVOLVED IN: oxidation reduction, protein modification process, protein metabolic process; LOCATED IN: endomembrane system; EXPRESSED IN: 22 plant structures; EXPRESSED DURING: 13 growth stages; CONTAINS InterPro DOMAIN/s: Peptide methionine sulphoxide reductase MsrA (InterPro:IPR002569); BEST Arabidopsis thaliana protein match is: peptidemethionine sulfoxide reductase 1 (TAIR:AT5G61640.1); Has 10082 Blast hits to 10080 proteins in 2433 species: Archae - 128; Bacteria - 6167; Metazoa - 196; Fungi - 136; Plants - 231; Viruses - 1; Other Eukaryotes - 3223 (source: NCBI BLink).), with product MAISLKRNRFFIPYTNLVFFFFLCVSLLDKTVSIRISNQISDTVVDSPDRPLKSAVFALGSFWRSEAAFGCINGVVRTSAGYAGGTKTNPEYRNLGDHAESVQVEYDPRIIGYRQLLDVFWSSHDSRQVFGQGPDVGNQYRSCIFTNSTEELRLASTSKEREQLNTRSSIVTTQIQQLGTFYRAEPDHQKFELKQHPFLIQLIGNMVEEELERSALATKLNGYAAELCPPRIQKHIDSRVNEIIRKGWPVLRDI from the exons ATGGCTATATCACTGAAGAGGAACCGTTTCTTCATTCCTTATACGaatctcgtcttcttcttcttcttgtgtgtCTCTCTGCTCGATAAAACTGTATCCATCAGGATTTCGAATCAGATCTCGGATACTGTCGTTGATTCTCCCGATCGTCCTTTGAAATCTGCGGTTTTCGCTCTTGGAAGCTTCTGGAGATCGGAGGCGGCGTTTGGTTGTATCAATGGCGTCGTACGAACCTCCGCCGGTTACGCCGGTGGAACGAAGACGAATCCGGAGTATAGGAACTTAGGTGATCACGCCGAGTCCGTACAG GTTGAATATGATCCAAGGATAATTGGTTATCGTCAGCTCTTAGATGTATTTTGGTCTAGTCATGATTCTAGACAAGTGTTTGGACAAGGTCCTGATGTGGGTAATCAATACAG ATCCTGTATTTTCACTAATTCTACAGAAGAATTGAGACTGGCTTCTACCAGCAAAGAAAGGGAGCAACTTAATACAAGAAGCAGTATCGTGACCACTCAAATTCAACAGCTAGGAACGTTTTATCGCGCAGAGCCTGATCACCAG AAGTTCGAGCTGAAACAACATCCATTTCTTATTCAGCTAATTGGAAACATGGTAGAAGAAGAGCTTGAGAGATCAGCTCTAGCCACAAAACTAAACGGTTACGCAGCCGAGCTCTGCCCGCCTAGAATCCAGAAACATATCGACTCTAGAGTTAATGAGATCATTAGAAAAGGTTGGCCCGTCTTGAGAGACATCTAA
- the EMB2296 gene encoding Ribosomal protein L2 family (embryo defective 2296 (EMB2296); FUNCTIONS IN: structural constituent of ribosome, protein binding; INVOLVED IN: translation, embryo development ending in seed dormancy; LOCATED IN: in 7 components; EXPRESSED IN: male gametophyte, guard cell, cultured cell; EXPRESSED DURING: L mature pollen stage, M germinated pollen stage; CONTAINS InterPro DOMAIN/s: Nucleic acid-binding, OB-fold (InterPro:IPR012340), Ribosomal protein L2 (InterPro:IPR002171), Translation protein SH3-like (InterPro:IPR008991), Nucleic acid-binding, OB-fold-like (InterPro:IPR016027), Ribosomal protein L2, C-terminal (InterPro:IPR022669), Ribosomal protein L2, domain 3 (InterPro:IPR014726), Ribosomal Proteins L2, RNA binding domain (InterPro:IPR022666), Ribosomal protein L2, conserved site (InterPro:IPR022671); BEST Arabidopsis thaliana protein match is: Ribosomal protein L2 family (TAIR:AT4G36130.1); Has 10660 Blast hits to 10653 proteins in 3642 species: Archae - 317; Bacteria - 5675; Metazoa - 457; Fungi - 292; Plants - 1219; Viruses - 0; Other Eukaryotes - 2700 (source: NCBI BLink).) produces MGRVIRAQRKGAGSVFKSHTHHRKGPAKFRSLDFGERNGYLKGVVTEIIHDPGRGAPLARVTFRHPFRFKKQKELFVAAEGMYTGQFLYCGKKATLVVGNVLPLRSIPEGAVVCNVEHHVGDRGVLARASGDYAIVIAHNPDSDTTRIKLPSGSKKIVPSGCRAMIGQVAGGGRTEKPMLKAGNAYHKYRVKRNSWPKVRGVAMNPVEHPHGGGNHQHIGHASTVRRDAPPGQKVGLIAARRTGRLRGQAAASAAKAD; encoded by the exons ATGGGTCGTGTCATCAGAGCTCAACGTAAGGGTGCGGGTTCCGTCTTCAAATCCCACACTCACCACCGCAAAGGTCCGGCTAAGTTCCGTAGCCTCGATTTCGGCGAGAGAAATGGTTACCTCAAGGGCGTCGTGACGGAGATCATCCACGATCCTGGTCGTGGTGCTCCTCTTGCTCGTGTCACTTTCCGTCATCCTTTCCgtttcaagaaacaaaaggagcTCTTCGTCGCCGCCGAAGGTATGTACACCGGTCAGTTCTTGTACTGCGGTAAGAAAGCTACTCTCGTCGTTGGAAATGTTCTCCCTCTTAGATCTATTCCTGAAGGAGCTGTTGTCTGCAACGTCGAGCATCACGTCGGTGATCGTGGTGTCCTCGCTAGAGCTTCTGGTGATTACGCCATTGTTATCGCTCACAACCCTGACAGCGACACTACTAG GATTAAGTTGCCATCGGGTTCGAAGAAGATTGTCCCAAGTGGATGCAGGGCTATGATTGGACAAGTTGCTGGAGGTGGAAGAACTGAGAAGCCGATGCTCAAGGCAGGAAACGCGTACCACAAGTACCGTGTGAAGAGGAACTCATGGCCTAAGGTTCGTGGTGTGGCTATGAATCCAGTGGAGCATCCTCATGGAGGAGGTAACCATCAGCACATTGGTCACGCCAGTACTGTTAGGCGTGATGCACCTCCTGGACAGAAGGTTGGTCTTATTGCTGCAAGGAGGACTGGTCGTCTCAGAGGTCAAGCTGCTGCTTCAGCTGCCAAGGCAGACTAG
- the MSRA5 gene encoding Peptide methionine sulfoxide reductase family protein (Peptide methionine sulfoxide reductase family protein; FUNCTIONS IN: peptide-methionine-(S)-S-oxide reductase activity, oxidoreductase activity, acting on sulfur group of donors, disulfide as acceptor; INVOLVED IN: oxidation reduction, protein modification process, protein metabolic process; LOCATED IN: endomembrane system; EXPRESSED IN: 22 plant structures; EXPRESSED DURING: 13 growth stages; CONTAINS InterPro DOMAIN/s: Peptide methionine sulphoxide reductase MsrA (InterPro:IPR002569); BEST Arabidopsis thaliana protein match is: peptidemethionine sulfoxide reductase 1 (TAIR:AT5G61640.1); Has 35333 Blast hits to 34131 proteins in 2444 species: Archae - 798; Bacteria - 22429; Metazoa - 974; Fungi - 991; Plants - 531; Viruses - 0; Other Eukaryotes - 9610 (source: NCBI BLink).) — MAISLKRNRFFIPYTNLVFFFFLCVSLLDKTVSIRISNQISDTVVDSPDRPLKSAVFALGSFWRSEAAFGCINGVVRTSAGYAGGTKTNPEYRNLGDHAESVQVEYDPRIIGYRQLLDVFWSSHDSRQVFGQGPDVGNQYRSCIFTNSTEELRLASTSKEREQLNTRSSIVTTQIQQLGTFYRAEPDHQVQL, encoded by the exons ATGGCTATATCACTGAAGAGGAACCGTTTCTTCATTCCTTATACGaatctcgtcttcttcttcttcttgtgtgtCTCTCTGCTCGATAAAACTGTATCCATCAGGATTTCGAATCAGATCTCGGATACTGTCGTTGATTCTCCCGATCGTCCTTTGAAATCTGCGGTTTTCGCTCTTGGAAGCTTCTGGAGATCGGAGGCGGCGTTTGGTTGTATCAATGGCGTCGTACGAACCTCCGCCGGTTACGCCGGTGGAACGAAGACGAATCCGGAGTATAGGAACTTAGGTGATCACGCCGAGTCCGTACAG GTTGAATATGATCCAAGGATAATTGGTTATCGTCAGCTCTTAGATGTATTTTGGTCTAGTCATGATTCTAGACAAGTGTTTGGACAAGGTCCTGATGTGGGTAATCAATACAG ATCCTGTATTTTCACTAATTCTACAGAAGAATTGAGACTGGCTTCTACCAGCAAAGAAAGGGAGCAACTTAATACAAGAAGCAGTATCGTGACCACTCAAATTCAACAGCTAGGAACGTTTTATCGCGCAGAGCCTGATCACCAGGTTCAGCTTTAA